Genomic window (Bradyrhizobium sp. 186):
AAGACGACGAAAATTGCGAACGTCGACCTGCGCGTCGCCAATGGCGATGTCGTCAAGATCGGCAGCCTGTTGGGACGCGTGCTGGAGACGCCCGGCCACACGCTGGACCACATCTCCTACGTGTTCGATACCGAGAAGACGCTGTTCGCCGCCGACACGCTGTTCTCGATCGGCTGCGGGCGCGTGTTCGAGGGCAACTATCCGATGATGTGGGACTCGCTATTGAAGCTGCGCGCCCTGCCCGACGACTTCAAGCTCTATTGCGGCCACGAATACACCGCCTCCAACGTCAAGTTCGCGCTCACCATCGAGCCCGACAATGCGGCGCTCCAGGCGCGCGCAGCGGAGGTGACGAAGCTGCGGGCTGAGAACCAGCCGACCATTCCATCACTGCTTGGTGACGAGAAGCGAGCAAACGTGTTCCTGCGGGCTGATGAACCCTCGGTCGCAGCCAGGCTACACATGAAGGGCGCGGATGCCGCCGCGGTGTTCGGTGAGCTGCGCGAGCGCAAGAACAAATCCTGACGGGGATCCATGCCGACCGCAGCCGAGATCATCGCGCGCCTTGAACTGAGACCGCATCCCGAAGGCGGACACTACCGCGAGACGTTTCGCGACCAGACCACGGACGCCAATGGCCGCTCGCGCTCCACCCTGATCTATTTCCTGCTCGCCCGCGGCGAACGCTCGCACTGGCATCGCATCGATGCGGTCGAGACCTGGCATTACTATGCCGGAAGTCCGCTGACGCTGCGCATCGCGCATGAGGGCTGCTCCCAGCACGAGGTGCGCCTCGGCACGGATCTCATGAGCGGCGAGCGGCCGCAGGCGATCGTGCCGGCAGATGCCTGGCAGATGGCGGAGACCACCGGCGAGTGGACGCTGGTCGGCTGCGCCGTGGCACCCGCATTCGAGTTTGCAAAATTCGAGCTGGCGCCGAAGGGCTGGGAGCCGTAAGTCACAATCTGAAATCGGGTGGGTTCGGTCAGCGTCACGCCTTAGGACAGCGCTTCCAGTCAACAGGAGCGCACGATGCACGGAACACTCGGTCCCGCCGCCGTCCAGATCGACCCGGCCATTTTGTATTTCGGAACACCCGTCGTCCTGATCGGATCGACCAATCACGACGGCTCCCAAAATCTCGCGCCGATGTCCTCGGCCTGGTGGGTGGGGTGGCGCTGCATGCTCGGGCTCGCGCGCAACTCCAGGACCACCGAGAACATGATTCGCACCGGCGAATGCGTACTCAATCTGCCATCGGCCGATCTCGTCGCCGCCGTTGACTGCCTCGCCCGCACCACGGGCTCGGATCCCGTGCCGCCCGGCAAACTCTATCGCGGCTACCGGCATGAGAAGGACAAGTTCGGTCTCAGCGGCCTGACGACGTTACCGGGCGAAACAGTCAGCGCGCCACGCGCCGCCGAATGTCCGGTGCAGATGGAAGCGAAGATCGCGCATGTGCATGAGATGGCGCAGGACGACGCGGTCTGGCGCGGTCATCTCGCCGCGATCGAGGTCCGCATCACCCGCGTGCACGCGCATCCCGACATCATGATGAGTGGGGTGAGCAATCGCATCGATCCCGACAAATGGCGGCCACTGATCCTCAGCTTCCAGGAGTTCTATGGCCTCACGCCGCAGCGTTTGCAGCGCTCTGAGCTCGGGCAAATTCCGGAAGCGATGTATCGGCCGCCAGGCTGGCAGCCGGCGCTCTAACCCGAACTTCCCCTTGAGTAGCGACGTAAGCATTTGAGCTGGCGTGTAATTCCAGCGGGCGTGACGGCGCGTCTGCCTACATTATGGGGCGATAGGAATGCCGAGCCGATTGAAGACGTCTTGTTGTAGTGGGGTTGGACTTGTGAGCATAGCGGCCGGGGCGTCCTGACCGATGCGAACGATGTTGCGTGTGAGCGTGGCGAGATCCTGCAACAGCGTTCGAA
Coding sequences:
- the gloB gene encoding hydroxyacylglutathione hydrolase — translated: MAAEIRTFNCLNDNFGYLIHDVETKATASIDAPEAGPILKALEREGWQLTDILVTHHHGDHVGGVAELKQKYNCRVVAPHDKTTKIANVDLRVANGDVVKIGSLLGRVLETPGHTLDHISYVFDTEKTLFAADTLFSIGCGRVFEGNYPMMWDSLLKLRALPDDFKLYCGHEYTASNVKFALTIEPDNAALQARAAEVTKLRAENQPTIPSLLGDEKRANVFLRADEPSVAARLHMKGADAAAVFGELRERKNKS
- a CDS encoding cupin domain-containing protein; this translates as MPTAAEIIARLELRPHPEGGHYRETFRDQTTDANGRSRSTLIYFLLARGERSHWHRIDAVETWHYYAGSPLTLRIAHEGCSQHEVRLGTDLMSGERPQAIVPADAWQMAETTGEWTLVGCAVAPAFEFAKFELAPKGWEP
- a CDS encoding flavin reductase family protein, producing the protein MHGTLGPAAVQIDPAILYFGTPVVLIGSTNHDGSQNLAPMSSAWWVGWRCMLGLARNSRTTENMIRTGECVLNLPSADLVAAVDCLARTTGSDPVPPGKLYRGYRHEKDKFGLSGLTTLPGETVSAPRAAECPVQMEAKIAHVHEMAQDDAVWRGHLAAIEVRITRVHAHPDIMMSGVSNRIDPDKWRPLILSFQEFYGLTPQRLQRSELGQIPEAMYRPPGWQPAL